A part of Aquibium oceanicum genomic DNA contains:
- a CDS encoding CBS domain-containing protein yields the protein MKAGDIMTAGAATVRHDATVAHAARTMLEHRVSGLPVVDAAGKLAGIVTERDLLRRAEIGTEKHHSKWVELWLSPRESADEYVRARTRKVSDVMSADVVTVDPETSLDDVVSLMERKGFKRLPVVRDGRIVGIISRANFLVALSHRIDEDPAGPADDLAIRRSILGEIEAQRWNPLAMVDVDVKNGEVHLRGSVSDEPVRRAVVVAAENTRGVTKVTDSISVVPFVTTGI from the coding sequence ATGAAGGCAGGCGACATCATGACGGCCGGCGCCGCGACGGTGCGGCACGACGCGACCGTAGCGCACGCGGCAAGGACCATGCTGGAACATCGCGTCAGCGGTCTTCCGGTGGTCGATGCGGCCGGCAAGCTGGCCGGCATCGTTACCGAGCGCGACCTCCTGCGCCGGGCGGAGATCGGCACCGAGAAGCACCACTCGAAATGGGTCGAGCTGTGGCTCAGCCCTCGGGAATCGGCGGACGAGTATGTTCGCGCCCGCACCAGGAAGGTGAGCGACGTGATGTCGGCAGACGTCGTGACGGTCGACCCCGAGACCTCGCTCGACGACGTCGTCTCGCTCATGGAGCGCAAGGGGTTCAAGAGGTTGCCCGTCGTACGCGACGGCAGGATCGTGGGCATCATCAGCCGCGCGAACTTCCTCGTCGCACTCTCTCACCGCATCGACGAAGACCCCGCCGGGCCGGCGGACGACCTCGCCATCCGCCGCAGCATCCTCGGCGAGATCGAGGCGCAGCGCTGGAATCCGCTTGCCATGGTGGACGTCGACGTGAAGAACGGCGAGGTCCATCTTCGCGGCAGCGTCAGCGACGAGCCGGTGCGGCGCGCCGTCGTGGTCGCGGCGGAGAACACGCGTGGGGTGACGAAGGTCACCGACAGCATCAGCGTCGTCCCGTTCGTCACCACCGGCATCTGA
- the xth gene encoding exodeoxyribonuclease III: MKIATFNVNNVNRRLANLLEWLEEARPDVVCLQELKATDRDFPAEAIDKAGYGAVWKGQKTWNGVAILARDADPVLTRDRLPGDAEDQQSRYIEAAVRGVLIASIYAPNGNPQPGPKFDYKLAWLERMHKHATSLRKTGAPVVLAGDFNVAPTDLDIYPTKSWDDDALVHPQSRAAFRKLVGRSWIDALRRFHPDERIYTFWHYKRQRWKRDAGLRLDHLLVSRNLEGRLAGAGVDRDVRGREGASDHAPAWVELR; encoded by the coding sequence ATGAAGATCGCCACCTTCAACGTCAACAACGTCAACCGCCGGCTGGCGAACCTGCTGGAATGGCTGGAGGAGGCACGGCCGGACGTCGTGTGCCTCCAGGAACTGAAGGCGACGGACCGGGACTTCCCGGCCGAGGCCATCGACAAGGCCGGCTACGGGGCCGTGTGGAAGGGGCAGAAGACCTGGAACGGCGTCGCGATCCTGGCGCGCGATGCCGATCCCGTGCTGACGCGGGACCGCCTCCCCGGCGACGCGGAAGACCAGCAGAGCCGGTACATCGAGGCGGCGGTCCGCGGCGTCCTGATCGCCTCGATCTACGCCCCGAACGGCAATCCCCAACCGGGTCCGAAATTCGACTACAAGCTCGCCTGGCTGGAGCGCATGCACAAGCACGCGACAAGCCTCAGGAAGACGGGCGCGCCGGTGGTGCTGGCCGGCGATTTCAACGTCGCGCCGACAGATCTCGACATCTACCCGACGAAATCATGGGACGACGACGCGCTCGTCCATCCGCAAAGCCGGGCGGCGTTCCGCAAGCTCGTGGGCAGAAGCTGGATCGACGCGCTGCGCCGCTTCCATCCGGACGAGCGCATCTACACCTTCTGGCACTACAAGCGGCAGCGCTGGAAGCGCGACGCGGGCCTGCGCCTGGACCACCTGCTGGTCAGCCGCAACCTGGAAGGCCGACTCGCCGGCGCCGGCGTCGACCGCGACGTGCGCGGCCGCGAGGGCGCCAGCGACCACGCACCGGCCTGGGTCGAACTGCGCTGA
- a CDS encoding TonB-dependent receptor domain-containing protein → MRRYFLGVAAVCVMAGIEPALSEVLVRKAPPAGSVIARKVGEEARFIEISDWRTVELDQDLLPGDVLRTNALGQLAILFSDRTQVRIGRNTTLVVKNVGGTGDTLLDLQGGTLWARAERGGEGLTVEAPAASAAIRGTDWTMSVDADGRTSLVVLEGLVEFSNEFGSVSVAEGEGAVASIGQAPSKIVIVDSDDREQMLFHLTLRGAFVWMPASPLRAPDMRQEHARLTAVPEAARSAEDWVTLAETSRSFGEPAFSRSAADRARTLTLTPQQTARLDLLDALRAGSEQRYEEAARLFERAAPRLSGARRAAALYGGYFARALAYPDRVEQPPAIGDGGPQAALAQAWAAGFLRDIAAATDILREAERRFPDDPTLPAARAWLSMLLDDREQMKEAIDRALSIDPDDTTALEARAHYRADIESNLEGALEDLERAAGISPGSSTIWNAIGLVQSARDANREAEKAFLRSIELDPYDPVGYANLAIFYLDHDRTRDAKRLIDRAIEIDPSFDIALVARGRYHLQTGDIDAAIEDLLAGTTANPAYAQGLLLLAGGHYEAGEREPAEQALENADRLDPNDPVTSIVETAIAIDDYDSDRAIASAQEALRRARARGGDYSTLSANRDEGSLLNNAFRLQGLDAWGRFYGDAVFDPFEGAALVDQAVSGTSDPFVNQLRFGDNPVEPSPGDFGFSSLFQGLLMSPEMLSGRSRSANLFRRPFFEGSVGAGFTDTGDDTGWIGKAEIQGFSTTPVPWSVYAEFDMRETDEFRERIEPAGDIPYVGFDLGTDIVSGLGYATVRPTLDDRIVTYLNVSRPEDRLSNALTLLDRRVYGFDGIAYDRAIGSEGIEGGVGWSHTFAYRNVLNAAYFASDVKQTNSEDILSFFDFGQGPEPIALRDYDVSARQRTHVGALSHSLGLGDLTLRYGVEGGTIGVSRTERLYENPPDKETTLSQAYDVGFGRAYIDAVYEFGPDLKAEAALFGTWFGGPLDVERLEPRLGVAWAPAQGQWLRATYSRESEALTTTTLAPVAVLGLQPNAAPLDVGGYVDTFAARWDAEWSHRFFTSVDYQHQELYGLSIPVPASLTPIGAGDGFEDGRIDRISATANLHLGHGFGLFGTAAWSDSENRTTGATFGSALPFVPELSGRAGITFVHPSNLKVTLSATYVGERVGDAAGTRLDDYWTADAALTWEPLDKRFALELAGYNLFDEKFDAAANTPGWGRSFVGTFKVRF, encoded by the coding sequence ATGCGTAGATATTTCCTGGGGGTGGCGGCGGTCTGCGTCATGGCCGGCATCGAACCTGCCCTGTCCGAGGTGCTCGTACGAAAGGCGCCCCCGGCCGGCTCGGTGATCGCCCGCAAGGTCGGCGAGGAAGCCCGCTTCATCGAGATCTCCGACTGGCGCACCGTCGAACTCGACCAGGATTTGCTTCCCGGCGACGTGCTGCGGACGAATGCGCTCGGCCAGCTCGCGATCCTCTTCAGCGACCGAACGCAGGTGCGGATCGGCCGCAACACGACACTGGTCGTCAAGAACGTCGGCGGCACCGGCGATACGCTTCTGGACCTCCAGGGCGGTACCCTGTGGGCGCGCGCCGAGCGCGGCGGCGAAGGCCTCACCGTCGAGGCCCCGGCTGCCTCGGCCGCCATCCGCGGTACCGACTGGACCATGAGCGTCGACGCAGACGGCCGCACCTCGCTCGTCGTGCTGGAAGGTCTCGTGGAGTTTTCCAACGAATTCGGATCGGTCAGCGTCGCGGAGGGCGAGGGCGCGGTCGCCTCGATCGGCCAGGCGCCGTCGAAGATCGTCATCGTCGATTCCGACGACCGCGAGCAGATGCTGTTCCACCTGACGCTGCGCGGCGCGTTTGTCTGGATGCCGGCCTCCCCGCTGCGGGCTCCCGACATGCGCCAGGAACACGCGAGGCTGACCGCAGTCCCGGAAGCGGCACGCTCGGCGGAAGACTGGGTCACGCTCGCCGAGACCTCGCGCTCCTTCGGCGAACCGGCATTCTCGCGGTCGGCCGCAGATCGTGCCCGCACGCTCACGCTCACCCCGCAACAGACGGCGCGGCTCGATCTCCTCGATGCGCTGCGGGCGGGCTCCGAGCAGCGCTACGAGGAAGCCGCTCGTCTCTTCGAGCGTGCGGCACCAAGACTTTCCGGCGCCCGCCGCGCCGCTGCCCTCTACGGCGGCTATTTCGCGCGGGCGCTTGCCTATCCCGACCGGGTCGAGCAGCCCCCGGCGATAGGCGATGGAGGACCTCAGGCGGCGCTCGCGCAGGCGTGGGCCGCCGGCTTCCTTCGCGACATCGCGGCCGCGACGGACATCCTGCGCGAGGCCGAACGGCGGTTCCCGGACGACCCCACCCTGCCGGCGGCCCGCGCGTGGTTGTCCATGCTGCTCGACGACCGCGAACAGATGAAGGAGGCGATCGACCGCGCGCTTTCCATCGACCCGGACGACACCACGGCGCTGGAGGCGCGCGCGCATTACCGCGCCGACATCGAAAGCAATCTCGAAGGCGCCCTCGAAGACCTCGAGCGCGCGGCCGGTATCTCACCGGGATCGTCGACGATCTGGAACGCGATCGGTCTCGTCCAGTCGGCCCGAGATGCGAACCGCGAGGCCGAAAAGGCCTTCCTGCGGTCGATCGAGCTCGATCCCTACGATCCGGTCGGCTATGCCAACCTGGCGATCTTCTATCTCGACCATGACCGGACGCGCGACGCGAAGCGGCTGATCGACCGGGCGATCGAGATCGATCCGTCCTTCGACATCGCCCTCGTCGCCCGCGGCCGCTATCATCTCCAGACCGGCGATATTGATGCGGCGATCGAGGACCTGCTTGCCGGAACGACGGCCAACCCCGCCTATGCCCAGGGCCTGTTGCTGCTTGCGGGCGGCCACTACGAAGCCGGCGAGAGGGAGCCAGCCGAACAGGCGCTGGAAAACGCCGACCGTCTCGACCCGAACGATCCCGTGACCTCCATCGTCGAGACCGCGATCGCGATCGACGACTATGATTCGGACCGCGCTATCGCCAGCGCCCAGGAAGCCCTGCGGCGGGCCCGCGCCCGAGGGGGCGACTATTCAACGCTCAGCGCCAACCGGGACGAAGGGTCGCTGCTCAACAACGCCTTCCGCCTGCAGGGCCTCGACGCCTGGGGCCGCTTCTACGGCGACGCGGTGTTCGATCCGTTCGAGGGTGCCGCGCTGGTCGACCAGGCCGTCTCCGGTACGTCGGACCCGTTCGTCAACCAGCTGAGGTTTGGCGACAATCCGGTGGAGCCCTCTCCCGGCGATTTCGGCTTCTCGTCGCTGTTCCAGGGGCTGCTGATGTCTCCCGAGATGCTCTCGGGACGATCGCGCTCGGCAAACCTGTTCCGGCGGCCGTTCTTCGAAGGCTCCGTCGGTGCAGGCTTCACCGACACGGGCGACGACACCGGGTGGATCGGCAAAGCGGAGATACAGGGATTTTCCACGACGCCGGTGCCGTGGAGCGTTTATGCCGAGTTCGACATGCGCGAGACCGACGAGTTTCGCGAGCGCATTGAGCCCGCCGGCGACATCCCCTATGTGGGCTTCGATCTCGGCACGGACATTGTCTCCGGCCTGGGCTATGCGACCGTACGTCCGACGCTCGACGACCGCATCGTCACCTACCTGAACGTCTCGCGTCCCGAAGACAGGCTCTCCAACGCCCTCACCCTGCTCGATCGCCGGGTGTACGGGTTCGACGGGATCGCCTACGACCGCGCCATTGGCTCGGAAGGCATAGAGGGCGGCGTCGGGTGGAGCCACACCTTCGCCTACCGAAACGTCCTTAACGCCGCCTATTTCGCCTCGGACGTGAAGCAGACGAACAGCGAGGACATTCTCTCCTTCTTCGATTTCGGCCAGGGGCCGGAGCCGATCGCCCTGCGCGACTACGACGTCTCCGCACGCCAGCGCACGCATGTCGGGGCTTTGAGCCATTCGCTCGGGCTTGGCGATCTCACCCTGCGCTACGGCGTCGAGGGCGGCACGATCGGAGTCTCCCGCACCGAGAGGCTCTACGAGAATCCGCCCGACAAAGAGACCACCCTTAGTCAGGCCTACGACGTCGGCTTCGGCCGTGCCTACATCGACGCCGTCTACGAGTTCGGGCCCGACCTCAAGGCGGAGGCGGCGCTGTTCGGGACATGGTTCGGCGGCCCCTTGGACGTCGAGCGGTTGGAGCCGCGTCTTGGCGTCGCCTGGGCGCCCGCGCAGGGCCAGTGGCTTCGCGCCACCTACAGCCGCGAGAGCGAGGCGCTGACCACCACCACGCTGGCGCCCGTCGCCGTTCTCGGCCTGCAGCCGAACGCGGCTCCGCTCGACGTCGGCGGCTATGTGGACACCTTCGCCGCGCGCTGGGACGCCGAGTGGAGCCATCGGTTCTTCACCTCGGTCGACTACCAGCACCAGGAACTCTACGGCCTGTCGATCCCGGTTCCGGCTTCGCTCACGCCGATCGGCGCGGGGGACGGGTTCGAGGACGGTCGCATCGACCGGATCAGCGCCACCGCCAACCTTCACCTCGGCCACGGTTTCGGCCTGTTCGGCACCGCGGCATGGAGCGACAGCGAGAACCGGACGACCGGCGCGACCTTCGGCAGCGCCCTGCCCTTCGTGCCGGAACTGTCGGGCCGCGCGGGCATCACCTTCGTGCATCCGTCCAACCTCAAGGTCACGCTGTCTGCGACCTATGTCGGGGAGCGGGTCGGCGACGCGGCCGGCACGCGTCTGGACGACTACTGGACGGCGGACGCCGCGCTGACGTGGGAGCCGCTCGACAAGCGCTTCGCGCTCGAACTCGCCGGCTACAACCTGTTCGACGAAAAGTTCGACGCCGCGGCGAACACGCCAGGCTGGGGCCGGTCCTTCGTGGGGACCTTCAAGGTCCGCTTCTGA
- a CDS encoding alpha/beta family hydrolase: protein MEFLTSGPASAPVTILLAHGAGAAMDSPSMEAIARVLADEGLRVARFEFGYMAARRDGQRKPPPRAETLIPEYRQAVEDLDADGPLVIGGKSMGGRVASMVANELYEAGHIAGLICLGYPFHPPASPEKLRTAHLADLKTPTLICQGTRDGFGTREEVAGYALSPAIELLWLQDGDHDLKPRKTVSGFTAADHLRTVGNAVSEWCARLAPAAG, encoded by the coding sequence ATGGAGTTCCTGACGAGTGGACCGGCCTCCGCACCGGTAACGATCCTGCTTGCGCACGGCGCTGGCGCCGCGATGGATTCTCCTTCGATGGAGGCGATCGCCCGGGTTCTCGCGGACGAAGGTCTGCGCGTCGCGCGGTTCGAGTTCGGCTACATGGCAGCGCGGCGCGACGGCCAGCGCAAGCCGCCGCCGCGCGCCGAGACGTTGATCCCGGAATACCGGCAAGCCGTCGAAGATCTTGATGCGGACGGGCCGCTGGTGATCGGCGGCAAGTCGATGGGCGGACGCGTCGCCTCGATGGTAGCAAACGAACTCTACGAGGCGGGCCACATCGCCGGGCTCATCTGCCTCGGCTATCCCTTCCATCCGCCGGCCAGCCCCGAAAAGCTGCGCACCGCGCACCTCGCAGACCTGAAGACGCCGACGCTGATCTGCCAGGGCACGCGTGACGGGTTCGGTACCCGGGAGGAGGTCGCCGGCTACGCGCTCTCTCCGGCCATCGAGCTCCTGTGGCTGCAAGACGGCGACCACGACCTGAAGCCGCGCAAGACCGTCTCCGGCTTCACCGCAGCCGACCATCTGCGCACGGTCGGCAATGCGGTGAGCGAATGGTGCGCGCGCCTTGCGCCGGCCGCCGGATGA
- a CDS encoding CHASE2 domain-containing protein encodes MRAASPDRRRRAVAITAAIAFATVTLLSLTSPWRLFEARLFDYFSTVMPPPLPADGPVVIAIDEPSFAELGLQWPWPRDVHARLVEALRQAGASAIGLDIIFAEPSNEQADAALADAMGSDVTLAADVTRIETAQADQVIRVEPIPSLIEGGARAGLSSIVLDRDGTLRRLPPYPDGFAATILESIGADAPATPPGALIQTFGPSRTYPTISYYQALDPETFLPPDTLRGRIAIVGLSLQSAPTVEGGGADAYATSWTPRTGRLIAGAELQATILDNLRHGLFIRPAPFAAVIAANLLGAMLAAYAVWGATGWRTIAGSLLAVGVFAVGYFLLLRFGRIHFPPLGPTLAFVGTALAQGAQDYASERKLRKSVTRAFSQYLSPALVEKLARDPSRLKLGGEKRTITILFCDVRGFTTIAESMKDDPEKLTALVNRLLNPLSEAVLEAGGTIDKYIGDAIMAFWNAPLDDPDHAVHAVEAGLAMIRAVEPLNRELAAEAGNGAPIRFAIGVGVNTGECVVGNMGSDRRFDYSALGDAVNLASRLEGRTKDYGTPLLVGDETARHIRDRIDLVEVDRISVKGKAEAVTVWTVASLMGARPIAAVETEAPGIANLKAVP; translated from the coding sequence ATGCGCGCGGCGTCGCCGGACCGCAGGCGGCGCGCGGTCGCGATCACCGCGGCAATCGCCTTCGCCACGGTCACCCTGCTTTCGCTGACCTCGCCCTGGCGGCTCTTCGAGGCGCGCCTGTTCGACTATTTTTCCACTGTCATGCCGCCCCCGCTTCCAGCGGACGGACCTGTCGTCATCGCCATCGACGAACCCTCCTTCGCCGAGCTCGGCCTGCAATGGCCATGGCCACGCGACGTGCATGCCCGGCTGGTCGAAGCGTTGAGGCAGGCCGGCGCCAGCGCCATCGGGCTCGACATCATCTTCGCCGAGCCTTCGAACGAGCAGGCCGACGCCGCGCTTGCCGACGCGATGGGGTCCGACGTCACCTTGGCCGCCGACGTTACAAGGATCGAGACGGCGCAGGCCGACCAGGTGATCCGCGTCGAGCCCATCCCCTCGCTCATCGAAGGCGGCGCGCGGGCCGGACTGTCGTCGATCGTGCTCGACCGCGACGGGACGCTGCGCCGGCTCCCGCCCTATCCGGACGGTTTCGCCGCCACGATCCTGGAAAGCATCGGCGCCGATGCTCCCGCCACACCCCCGGGCGCGCTGATCCAGACTTTTGGACCATCCCGCACCTACCCCACCATCTCCTACTACCAGGCGCTCGATCCGGAGACCTTCCTGCCGCCCGACACGCTCAGAGGCCGCATCGCCATCGTCGGCCTGTCTCTCCAGTCCGCGCCGACGGTCGAGGGTGGCGGGGCGGACGCCTATGCCACGTCCTGGACGCCGAGGACGGGGCGGCTCATCGCGGGCGCGGAACTCCAGGCGACGATCCTCGACAACCTCCGGCACGGGCTGTTCATCCGGCCCGCCCCCTTCGCGGCCGTGATCGCGGCAAACCTCCTCGGCGCGATGCTCGCGGCTTACGCGGTCTGGGGCGCCACCGGCTGGCGCACCATCGCCGGCAGCCTGCTCGCCGTCGGCGTGTTCGCGGTGGGCTACTTCCTGCTCCTGCGCTTCGGCCGCATCCACTTCCCTCCGCTGGGCCCGACGCTGGCCTTCGTGGGAACGGCGCTCGCGCAGGGCGCGCAGGACTACGCATCCGAGCGCAAGCTCAGGAAGTCGGTCACCCGCGCCTTCTCCCAATACCTGTCGCCGGCGCTGGTCGAAAAGCTCGCCCGAGATCCTTCGCGCCTGAAGCTCGGCGGCGAGAAGCGCACCATCACGATCCTGTTTTGCGACGTGAGGGGGTTCACCACCATCGCGGAATCGATGAAGGACGATCCCGAAAAGCTGACAGCGCTGGTGAACCGGCTGCTCAATCCGCTTTCGGAGGCGGTGCTGGAGGCGGGCGGCACCATCGACAAGTATATTGGCGACGCCATCATGGCCTTCTGGAACGCCCCGCTGGACGACCCCGACCACGCCGTCCATGCGGTGGAGGCGGGGCTGGCAATGATCCGCGCCGTCGAGCCGCTCAACCGCGAACTGGCGGCGGAAGCCGGCAACGGCGCGCCGATCCGCTTCGCGATCGGGGTCGGCGTCAACACCGGCGAATGCGTCGTGGGCAACATGGGCTCGGACCGGCGCTTCGACTATTCGGCACTCGGCGACGCCGTGAACCTCGCCTCCCGACTGGAAGGCCGCACGAAGGACTACGGCACGCCGCTGCTTGTCGGCGATGAGACCGCGCGGCACATCCGTGACAGGATCGATCTCGTCGAGGTCGACCGGATCTCGGTGAAAGGGAAGGCCGAGGCGGTCACCGTCTGGACGGTCGCTTCGTTGATGGGTGCTCGCCCAATTGCGGCCGTCGAGACCGAGGCTCCGGGAATCGCGAACCTGAAGGCGGTTCCCTGA
- a CDS encoding aldose 1-epimerase family protein, translated as MSQDVVELKNRNDRARISLRGAEIRQWSVAGRELMWQPDARFWDAVSPILFPLVGWSNGGQIRVDGTTYPMGVHGFAASLGFQLVEHDEASALLRLAENAETLTRYPFRFELFIRYRLHEGFLEAAFCVRNTDTRSLPFAIGIHPGFRWPLSAASRAGHRIEFDEAEEPFVPEISPRGLFRPTSRTVPLDGRDLPLTEELLASEALCFLDVRSRGLRFRAPDGCAIRIETEGFPHLALWTRPGAPFLSIESWTGHGDPEGFAGDITEKPSIRLLPAGGEDTCRVRYSLENAA; from the coding sequence TTGTCGCAGGACGTCGTCGAACTGAAAAATCGGAACGATCGCGCGCGGATCTCCCTGCGCGGGGCGGAGATCCGGCAGTGGAGCGTGGCCGGCCGCGAACTGATGTGGCAGCCGGACGCCCGGTTCTGGGACGCCGTGTCCCCGATCCTCTTTCCCCTGGTCGGCTGGTCGAACGGCGGCCAGATCCGGGTCGACGGCACGACCTACCCGATGGGCGTGCACGGCTTCGCCGCCTCGCTCGGCTTTCAACTCGTCGAGCACGACGAAGCCTCGGCGCTGCTGCGGCTCGCCGAAAACGCGGAGACGCTAACCCGCTATCCGTTCCGCTTCGAACTCTTTATCCGCTACCGCTTGCACGAAGGATTTCTGGAAGCTGCGTTCTGCGTCCGGAACACCGACACGCGCTCGCTTCCTTTCGCGATCGGCATCCACCCCGGCTTCCGCTGGCCCCTTTCCGCGGCATCCCGCGCCGGCCATCGCATCGAGTTCGACGAGGCGGAGGAGCCTTTCGTGCCGGAGATCTCGCCGCGCGGCCTGTTCAGGCCCACGTCCCGGACGGTGCCTCTCGACGGGCGGGACCTGCCTCTGACGGAAGAACTCCTCGCCAGCGAGGCGCTCTGCTTTCTCGACGTCCGCAGCCGCGGCCTGCGCTTCCGCGCGCCGGACGGTTGCGCGATCCGGATCGAGACGGAGGGCTTTCCCCATCTCGCCCTGTGGACCCGGCCGGGCGCGCCCTTCCTCTCGATCGAGAGCTGGACCGGCCATGGTGACCCGGAGGGTTTTGCGGGCGACATCACGGAAAAACCGTCGATCCGGCTGCTCCCGGCAGGCGGCGAGGACACCTGCCGGGTACGCTATTCGTTGGAAAACGCCGCCTGA
- a CDS encoding DMT family transporter — translation MHRQAYIFLLLTTLMWGGNTIAGKLAVDHVSPMLMATIRWNIAFAVLYCVGRHKLAADWERVRPRLLYLSAMGFFGFAAFNIALYCALLFTSAVNASIEQAGIPMVIFGLNFLIFRQRLFLGQMIGFVLTIAGVVLTATHGDLRNLLLLDLNAGDALVLVAVMVYAGYTVALRFRPAIHWLSFMIVLSASASITSIPFALGEYAAGSAIWPDATGWGCILYTAAFPSLLSQVFFIRGVEAIGANRAGLFINLVPIFGTLLSILILGETLHLYHVVAIVLALGGIWLAELSGRRVQT, via the coding sequence ATGCACCGCCAAGCCTACATCTTTCTCCTTCTGACCACGCTGATGTGGGGCGGCAATACCATCGCGGGCAAACTCGCGGTCGACCATGTTTCCCCGATGCTGATGGCTACGATCCGGTGGAACATCGCATTTGCCGTCCTGTATTGCGTCGGGCGCCACAAGCTCGCGGCGGACTGGGAACGGGTCCGTCCGCGGCTTCTCTATCTCTCCGCGATGGGATTCTTCGGGTTCGCGGCATTCAACATCGCGCTGTACTGCGCGCTCCTGTTCACGTCCGCCGTCAACGCCAGCATCGAGCAGGCGGGCATCCCGATGGTCATCTTCGGCCTGAATTTCCTGATTTTCAGACAGCGCCTGTTCCTTGGCCAGATGATCGGATTCGTCCTGACCATCGCGGGCGTGGTGCTCACCGCCACCCATGGCGATCTCCGCAACCTCCTGCTGCTCGATCTCAATGCCGGCGACGCGCTCGTGCTGGTGGCGGTCATGGTCTATGCCGGCTACACGGTGGCATTGCGGTTCCGACCGGCTATCCACTGGCTGAGCTTCATGATCGTCCTTTCCGCTTCCGCGTCCATCACCTCGATCCCGTTCGCGTTGGGCGAGTACGCCGCCGGTAGCGCCATCTGGCCCGATGCCACCGGCTGGGGATGCATCCTCTATACCGCCGCCTTCCCGTCGCTGCTTTCGCAGGTCTTCTTCATACGCGGCGTGGAGGCGATCGGCGCGAACCGCGCAGGCCTGTTCATCAACCTCGTCCCGATCTTCGGAACGCTGCTTTCGATCCTCATACTCGGAGAAACGCTCCACCTTTACCACGTCGTCGCCATCGTGCTGGCGCTCGGCGGCATCTGGCTGGCGGAACTGAGCGGACGGCGCGTGCAAACCTAG
- a CDS encoding 1-phosphofructokinase family hexose kinase gives MPQVLTLTLNPTIDVSGEAEAVRPIRKVRTSGTRFDPGGGGINVARVVTLLGGDAEAVYLGGGEVGEILDRLLAEKGVRTHKIAIEGQTRLGFIVHEHSTGLEYRFVPEGAPVAAASLREAFDYVRSHPAEYVVGSGSLPEGAPVDFYAELAADVAARGGRFVVDTSGPALRATLEKATVFLAKPSLGELEEVAGRKLDAESAGEAAAEIVARGAAELVAVTLGPDGAILASRSGITRLPTIPVRVRSATGAGDSFLAAMVCAFLEGRSEDEAFRFGIAAGAAAAMTPGTELCRRQDVFDLYERCKAL, from the coding sequence ATGCCGCAAGTCCTCACCCTGACCCTCAATCCGACCATCGACGTCTCGGGGGAGGCCGAGGCCGTCCGGCCGATCCGCAAGGTGAGGACGAGCGGTACCCGTTTCGATCCCGGCGGCGGCGGGATCAACGTCGCCCGGGTGGTCACGCTGCTCGGTGGAGACGCCGAAGCCGTCTATCTCGGCGGCGGCGAGGTGGGCGAGATCCTCGACCGGCTGCTGGCGGAAAAGGGCGTGCGGACTCACAAGATCGCCATCGAAGGCCAGACGCGGCTCGGATTCATCGTGCACGAACACAGCACCGGTCTCGAATACCGCTTTGTGCCGGAAGGCGCGCCCGTCGCCGCCGCCAGCCTGCGGGAGGCGTTCGACTACGTGCGGTCGCACCCGGCGGAATACGTGGTGGGAAGCGGCAGCCTGCCGGAAGGCGCGCCCGTCGATTTCTATGCCGAACTGGCAGCGGACGTGGCGGCCAGGGGCGGACGCTTCGTGGTGGATACGTCGGGGCCGGCACTGCGGGCCACGCTGGAGAAGGCGACGGTCTTCCTGGCAAAGCCCAGTCTGGGCGAACTTGAGGAGGTCGCCGGCCGCAAGCTCGACGCCGAAAGCGCGGGCGAGGCCGCCGCGGAGATCGTCGCGCGCGGCGCGGCCGAACTGGTCGCGGTCACGCTGGGCCCGGACGGCGCGATCCTGGCCTCACGCAGCGGGATCACAAGACTGCCGACCATCCCGGTACGGGTCCGTTCGGCGACCGGCGCGGGCGACAGTTTCCTCGCGGCCATGGTCTGCGCCTTCCTTGAAGGGCGCTCCGAGGACGAGGCCTTCCGGTTCGGCATCGCCGCGGGTGCGGCGGCGGCCATGACGCCGGGGACGGAGCTTTGCCGCCGGCAGGATGTCTTCGATCTATACGAGCGCTGCAAGGCGCTCTGA